Within the Agromyces atrinae genome, the region CCCGGGCCGCGGGAGACGGTGGTGAGGGTGCCGGCGGCGACGGTGAGCACGAGCTCGGTTGCCTCGGGTGCGTCGACGGGGTCGCGCAGCACATGGCCGTCGGGCAGCTGCGCGATCGCATAGCCGCGGTCGAGCGTCGCCTGGGGCGACAGGGCGCGCAACTGCGTGCGCAATTCGCCCGTCGCGGCGTGAGCCCGCTCGAGGATGCGGTCGACGAGGTCGGTGCCGCGGGCGACCCAGCGGGTGATCTCCTCCGCGCGCGAGTCGACGATCCAGTCGCGCTGCGCGAGCACGGGCCGCGAACGCAGCTGACCGACGCGGTCGATCTCGGTCGAGATGAGGCCGGTCAACCGCATGCCGAGGCGCGCGCGGGCCTGCTGCACGCGCGAGAGTTCTTCGGCGACATCCGGGACGACGCGCTTCGCGGCATCCGTCGGCGTCGACGCGCGGAGGTCGGCGACCTCGTCGAGGAGGGGGCGGTCGG harbors:
- the xseA gene encoding exodeoxyribonuclease VII large subunit produces the protein VDVIIVARGGGDFQNLLGFSDERVVRAAAAATTPIVSAIGHEADRPLLDEVADLRASTPTDAAKRVVPDVAEELSRVQQARARLGMRLTGLISTEIDRVGQLRSRPVLAQRDWIVDSRAEEITRWVARGTDLVDRILERAHAATGELRTQLRALSPQATLDRGYAIAQLPDGHVLRDPVDAPEATELVLTVAAGTLTTVSRGPGASK